The genome window TGTAACAACAAGGAGATAAATAAACCAAACTTAGACCTTTTCGCAAATTATAAGGATATATTGGGCGTTTTTCAATTTGTTATACAACATTGGTTAATTTCGCTTGCGATCACTCAACTTTGTTTCAATTTCACAAACGTTACTCAATTTCCGTTTATAACTTAAAAGTCATTCAATTTTAGCTACATCGCTTAAAAGTTACACCTGATGGAATATGAATATATCATCACCGAAAAAAAGACATGGCAaatttttagttattttttatgCCATGTGAGCAACCACATAGGATACCGTGTGGTATATTTGTGTCTTTCTTTTGTTTAAGCTGTCGGCTTAGGCTTCCTGTATTTGTGGGTATTCCTTATTAAAATATTGCTAGAATGACAATTTAAAAGAACTTTCTTATGACTTGCATTTGTAATCCATGTGattaatagcttgtttggccaagcttttctaaacatgtattttattttattttttaaaaatgcttcccccccccccaagtttaagtgtttgaccaaacttttggaagaacaaaaaatacttttaaggAGAAGTAGGAAAAAGTAGTTTCTtccccaaaaatacttttttgaaaagcgcTTTTGAGAAAAAATACACATAAAGGTAccttttaaaagtttggtcaaacactaattgctgctcaaaaatacttttcaaattaattagtcaaccacaaactgcttctcatcaaatgtacttttgagaaaaacagTTTTaagaaaaaacacttctcaaataAGTTAATTTTAGTAGCTTGGCCAAATATGCTAAGGAAAAAAATCATGGCTACGACTTTTCACATCCAAGCAAGAACAAGCACAACATGTATTAAATTATCCAATTCGTTGTTAAAATTCTATGTGGTTGCTCGCGTGGCATAAAATATAACTAAAAGTTTGCCATGTCATTTTTCCGGTGATGATATATCCATATTCCATCAGATGTGACTTTTAAGTGATGTGGtcaaagttgaatgacttttaaATTATAAACGAAAATTGAGTGACTTTTGTGAAATTGAAACAAAGTAGAGTGACCACAAGCGAAATTACCCCTCGTGATATATCATATAAGTTAAGCTTTAACACTATGTAGTCGTTTGGTATGATGTATTAgggaaaataataaatatattaacTTTGTTATTATTAATTCTTTGATTGGTAGCGTTTCTCAACCTATGTATAATTAATACCTATATTAGTTATGCACCTTATTTAGTACTATTCTTATACATAGCAAACCATGAAACTAGCTATACCATAATTTTTAATACATGGATAAGCATGTAAAAAGACAGAACTACCCTTTCAATTTGGGATTCTACTAGGGACGGGCGTTCGGGCAGTTCAGATTGGATATGAGAATTTCGGTTTGGATTTTCGGTTTTCAGATTGAAGAAATGACAACccaaatccaatccaaataagtTCGGATTGATCGGATATTTTAAGTTCGGTTTCGGTTTAATCAGTTTGGTTATTATAAATTTCGATTTTGAGCATATAAGTTTAGacgtttctagtttttacaaaaatgaatatccaaagtattcaagtaatgaaattattataaaaaatatataacagAGACATTAATACGGCCGATAAGAAGTAGCAACAGTAAAATCATGTCCAAATAGAAAGTATTTTGACAGTAATttagtaattaatattgaatatatgagataatatctAACAGGTAGGGTATTGAACTTATTACTATTAGCATATGGATAATTgactaaatataaagtataaattttttgatttttcggaTATCCAAAAATCCGAAGTACCAAGTTCAATATCCAATCCGAAATTCAAAAAAATTAATACCTAAATCCAAAATCTAATCCATAATCCGAAAATCCAAAAAATTTGGATTTCGATTTGAATTTCGGATTTTCCCAAACTATGCCTACCCCTAAATTCTATCATAGTTTTATTTGTTAGTTGGAGTATagactatttttattttttatttttatgctcTATATTTATATAGTATGGATCACTTCATCTCCAATATATCAAGATAACAATTTTTTCCCAACTAGTTTAAGTGAGAATTctaacttttttctttttatttttaagaatGAATAACTAAAgctttgcaaagaaaatatatAAAGCTAAAGAATCTGGAGAGTATTTTTGTgtacaaaataatttttaataaatattatgcaatgcatattatttttaatatatcaAACCAAATGACTCCCCATGGGCAAATGCAGGGGCAGCATGTAACATGCCATGTCAAAGCCAAATTTTAATTGGGAGCAATTGATTTTAAACAAACAAATAATTTCATAAGTTAAGCTCTAATACTAATGAAAAATACAGGGGCAACATGCAACATGCCATTTCAAAGCCTTTATTCGGGAGCAAATGATTTTAAATAAACAAATACTTTTATAAGAATAAATCAAGTGGAAAATACAAAAGTAACATGCAACATGCCATTTCAAAGTTGAgaataattttataaaattcttttATAACAATGAAAGTTTGGAAAACTTAGAGCAGAATCGGAAAGAGCAAATGGCAACAGTTTCATCCTCCGGCGCTTCTCTTTCCAAGCCCTTAAACCCATCTATCTCTTCCCCCAAAAACCCTAACATCTTCAATCTATGGAATCCTCAGCTCAAAAGAGTAAAATACCCACAAACCCTATCTCTCAAATCTCCTTCAATTTCTCATCTCTTTATCAAGCCTCTAAAAGCTCAACAATCTCATATTTCTTCTACCACAATCACCTCCCTTTTTACCGGCATAGTTGAAGAAGTCGGGAAAATCAAACAACTGGGTTACGATAATCCCGATAGTTTCACTATGAAAATCAAAGCTAACCTCATTCTTGAAGACATCAACCTCGGCGACAGTATTTCCGTCAACGGTACTTGTCTAACCGTCGCTGATTTCGACAAACAGTTGTGTGAATTTAGTGTTGGATTGGCTCCAGAAACGCTGAGGAAGACTTCTCTGATCGAATTGGAACAAGGGTCTATAGTGAATTTGGAAAGGGCTTTGAGGCCTACTACTAGAATGGGAGGTCACTTTGTGCAAGGCCATGTTGATGGGACTGGtcagattgttgagctcaaaccTGAAGGGGATTCTCTGTGGGTAAAGGTTAAGACTTCGAAAGAAATTTTGAGGTACATTGTGCCTAAAGGATTTATTGCTGTGGATGGGACTAGTTTGACTGTAGTAGATGTGTTTATAGAAGAAGACTGTTTTAACTTCATGTTGGTGGCTTACACTCAGCAAAATGTGGTGATTCCGATGAAGAAAGTGGGGCAGAAGGTTAATCTTGAGGTGGATATATTGGGGAAGTATGTGGAGAGGCTTCTTAGTAGTGGCTTTGTTAATGCCATCAAATCTTCATGAAAAAAAGGTTGTATCTTTGTACTTCATTTTGTCTTTGTAACTTTCTGCCTTTGGCATAATTTGTATCTTGAATTTCAGAGATTTTTCTATCCAGATTCTCTCAAGGTGTATTGTGGAATAGTGTTTCagtgaaataaaaataaacaatatCACCTGGCTCGGACTTTGATCAGGGCAAATGTATCTGAACTTTTATACCTGAATTTAGTAATGTTAGACTACTAGTTGCAGATAATCAATCTTGCAAAAACTCAAGCAGCAAGTAGGAAGACATTATTTTGGCTGATTGTACTGATGTATTAATCTGCTGAGGTTTATATAGTGTAAGCGCCAATGAGAAGAGTGCCGCTTTTTAGTTGCATGCTAAGGTTGTACAAGTCTTTATAGTACTAAAGAGTTATGAAACTTGTTCAGATTGAGATTGATCATGCTGATTTTGTTTTTTTGGTAATGTGAAGGGTTATTGATCACAGTGCAAGCAGGTTAAACTACTAATTGATAATTGCAGTTGAACGGGATTGTAATTGCATTGATAGCAGATTTCAATCATCGTTTGTCTCAATTAAGTTGCTTCAGTCTAGTTACTTTCTCTTAAAAGCAGTTCCACTTAATAGCAAACATGTCGAAGCATGAACTCTGACATGTTGAGTTGTGTCCCCAGTTACTCGGAACATTTTAGAAATTTGGTGAAGAAAGTGCACACGTTGTGTGATTTCTTGGTGCCAAACATGTCCGATACAATATTTTGaccctgtatatatatatatgtatgtatgtatatatatagtagaaGTTTTATTAGTAAGTACCAAAAAGGTACTGTAATGGTACAAGAGAAAGGATCATCTCCTTCTACAGATTGAAGGAGTACACAAGTTCAAATAAAGATTCAAAATCAGTAACAATACTTTCTTTACAGTTTACACCAATAGAAAAGACTATTAAGACATTTGGACTTCACAGAAGATATATGCTCTTTCCTACTAGAGAAGCATCTGTTATTTCTCTCTAGCCAAATGCACCAAAAATGCCTATAAGAAATGCATTCCATAGCCTCTGCTGCCATTTGAGATGATCTGCCCTCTCAACTGCTCAAGGTTTGCTGAATGCTTCCAGGAATAACCCATTGAACTTCAAAAGTACTCAGAAAAATAGACCACGTTTTTTTTTCTGATTATTTTTTAAGGGGACCACCTGAAGTTCTTATTTGACCGATCACACAGGAGGTAGTTTGTAGATGTACCTTGAGGCCTACGTTAGCAAGGAAACTAGAGTAACTTAATTTCTATCCTTAGTCTAGTTCTGGCAAGAAAATGTAGATGAGTAGGCAGATGAGTCTTGAGATTGGGGTCTTGTCCAATCTCTGTTTCAAATTTTGATCTTGTACATATTTGCTCATTGGTAAATAATATACTTTACTTACCCCAAAAAAAAAGACCGATGGCTGCTAACTGTACTTACAATGTAATAAAAGATGATAAACAGATTCTAATGCTTCTTTACACATATAACATCTGTTGTAAATATTAAAGCCCCTCTTCTGTAGGTTATCCTGAGTGATGCATTGTGCGCTGCAATCCATGTGAAACATGCTGCCCTGGGTAATGCATTAgtcttccaaataatttttcctgGCCAGCATTCAATATATCTTCCCATATCTTTCAGATAGTTTTGTAACAAGCCTTCACAGTGAATCTGCCACCTTTTCCACCTTTCCAAACCAAGAAATCACCTACATTTTCTTCATGGTTAACATGTATCAGCATCACAAGTAACTCATTGATGGAGTCGAGTTCCCAGTAGTTAAGGTTTCTTCTTAAGTGCAGGTTCCAGCCACTAGTGGAAATTCCTTATAGCTGGCAACTTGATAATATCTGGAAAAATCTCCTCCAGTGGTAATTGTCCAACCATGATCACTCTACTTTTTTATTTTACAACCATTACTTTTAGGCTATTTCTGCAGCATGTAGCTATGTGAATATAGAGTTGGTTACATTGTAGCATGAGAGCTTTTCTGTAGTTTTAGCATATTTGAAGCTTCGTTTCTCTTCTTTTCCCTGAGATtggcattttttttttcttttttctgtagAAGAATTTGGTCTAATAGGGGAAGACTATTGTCTTGAATGCTAGTTATGATTCAATAGGCAACCAGAAAATGTGTTGCTAATATTCAGAATTAGATTTTTGATATCTGTGATATTTCCATGTTTCCTGACTTTTTGTCTTCCATTATCTTGGGATGTTTGTAAATATCGAATTTTACCAACATAAATAGTGAACTGATACTTTGCATAGTCAAAATTTGTGCTGCTTATTTCTTCTGTCTTGGAAAGATATTTCAACATGGCCTTCTGCTAAGAGTTTTGCAGATTCCCTTTCTTAGTTTAATTCCTGTTTAACCAAGTCCTCCTCTAAACCTATCCCTGCCTAATGGATGAAAGATTGCAACTATAAATTAAAGGCTGTATTCGAGCAAGCTCTTAGCTCTCATCATGAGTGAGAGGTATTGATGCAAGAAAATGCCTGTTAGTCTTTACTTACACAGAAAAATAAGATGGATAAAGGACTTGTACTGTTCACATTTAATCTTTTGTCTCATTTCTTCGCTGTTACTTATAGGTTCGACATTCATTTAGCTGGCTAGAATTGAGGAGTTATTTTGTTCTTGTGCTCGACAAGAATAAAACCATCATGCTGGTTTTTCTTTTTGCTTCGGGGATTATTGTCTGCGAGAATTCACAGGGGCAAAATAATCAGCCAAGAGGAGCAATAAATGTCACATGCACCCAGTAGGTGTTTCATGCACAAGATAAAGTATGCCAACTACCAATATTGAGGTAAAAACTTGCTGCATCATTTGTGGCTGTGCTTCAAAGGACTTATTTGTAATCAGTATTTCTGTTCCTCGCTCAGTTGATCCTGTTATATTGGGTTTGTGTGTTAGTTGTCACAGTAGACGATGATTTTGTGGTTCAAGTGAagaggagaaaagaaagaaaaggaaaagtttAGCATATTCCTTTACCTCTTTTCGCATTTGTTTAGTGCTGGTAATAAACATCTATTTCAGTGCTTGCTATTGCGCATGTAGGACTTCTTGTAATGTAAGACGGAAGTGAACAGGCCCCAATAACAATTGTTTAACCAACAGGGAAGAGGAGTGTGATGAGATATTTGAGATTTCTTTACCGTTAATCAGAGGTTCTTTGTTCGAGTATTGAAGAACATTTTGATAGGAAGCGTTTTATTTCGTCTTAGTAGGTCTACCTAGTGCTTATCCATATTAGTTGGATTTGTTAATTTCAGGTACAAGATGATTACACTTATGAAAGAGAAAATTGTGTAAGTTTTGAAGTGATGGCAGGGTGCCAACTGGAGAGACTGACACTCTACTTATCCTTGAAAAGATGTTCATCCTATTAGTGGCCAAGTTGCTATCTTTTCAATTGTCTTATGACCATGATCTTTCCTTGATAAAAATGGATGGTGGTAATATAATGATTAATATATGCCAATATAACAGTTTTATGCCACATGAATGACATTTCATTTACTATTTAGTCAAACTTCTGTAAACATGTTTCATGTCAATTGTTGGCTAGAATCTAGATAGATGGAAGCTGATTCCAAATGCGTAGAAGCGTTTGGCTCTTGTTGATTTACTTATGTGTTTTTCCACACTAACTACGATTGCTGTGGCTGTAGTTTCTCCACTTCTTTTCTCTTTCTGAATTGATGAATATTTATATGGTTGAATAACTTTTAAAAAatgtatgtatatttttatttttcctagATTGATTAATATATATGGTTGACAACTTTTAAAAAATGCATATATAGACAAGCTAAGTATCTATTGTCACAACGAATGTATGTACAGATTTAAACATCTATGATCCGTCTTTAGTTGTAATATACTTGTTTCCTGTCTTAATTGacgaagaatttttgttgaaattAATTCTTTGATGCCTTGCACTAAAGTTAACTATACCCAAATGAGGGATTACGTTACTTCATCGACTTACTTTCTGTTCAAAGTGAGGAAACATTAAAAGGCTTACTGTGTGAAATGACGGCGCATAAAAAAAGGTCATGCAATAGACAAAATCCCTACCCCTCGGTCAAAAGAAAAACAATAAAcattatttgattatttttggCATATCATCGAACAATTGGAATGGGGTGCACCAATAAACTCAAACTATGGGATTAAGAAAAAAAGTGTAACATATACTATTCTAGTAGATATACTCCACAACTTACATTTTTTCAACTTTTGCTGATAGGAAGTGGAGAGATTGACAGTCTTCTTATCCTTGAAGAGATGTTCATCCTATTGGTGTCCAAGTTGCAATCTTTTCAATTGCCTTGTGaccataatctttccttataaaAAATGGATGGTGGTAATAAAATGATTAAGATATGCCAATATAACAGTTTTGTGCCTCATGAATGACATTTCATTTTCTATTTAGTCAAACTTCTGTAAACATGTTTCATGTGAATCGACGGTTAGATAGATGGAAGCTATGTAGAAGCGTTTGGCTCTTGAgacaaccttttttttttttttttttttaaaatataatttttggctCATTTACTTATGTTTTTTTTCCCCATACTAACACGATTGCTGTGGCTGTAGTTTTgtccttccttttctttttcgtgaattgattaattatacaCTAAGGTTGACAACTTTTAAAAAGTGTATGTAATACAAGTTTAAGTATCCATTGTCAAAAAAGAAAGGAAACATCAAAAGGCTTACGTATGAACTATGGATTGGAGATCTGGACAAGTGGAAATAAAGTGAAGCATCAGTCCACCTCTGTTTATCAATATCTGTATTTATCTATACTTCTACTTTATATTAAAAGCAGGGTAGGTTTCTTCGGACAAAAGATAGAACTAATAGTGATTTTAGTCCTATATAAATCAGAGTTTAAATTTTATACCTATACCTAATTTCTCTCTCTAACTAATTTTTCTCTGACTTCTTTCTATGCTCTCAGCTGACCTTACTGGACCATTAGAGGTCCCTCAACTACCTCCACCAGCCCCACCGGATCCACCACCACAAAATACCAATCAAAATACGACACCTCACCATCAGAATTCATCTACCACCAACTCGACACCCCAAACCACTCCATCAATTATGGTCGGCAAAATTACCCCCACCTCACACCCAACATCCTCTCAAATTAGACATGAAGATGCGGTCTATCTGGATGGCACAAATATTAACTCAACGCCAAATCCCGAACTCCCCAATAGCCAAAAGAACAACACTCTTCCACCACAATTGAAGGTTTCCAATAACTTTGACCCCCCTCTTCTTCACAACCGAAACATCAATACTATCCAAAATTCCCACTCCAATGGTCAACAGAATGCAAATCCCCCTTCTAGCTCAAATACTAATTCCAAAGTTCAAACCAAGCCACCACACCCAGTGTCTAAGTCATCTTTCTCAGCTACGGTGTCAGCTGCTCTCGCCAATAGCTCAAGTACCAAGCAACCGATGGAAATTACACACGGTACTCGTGAGGGCAAACCAACAGTATACTTCACTGCCCATGACTATTTTGTTACATTAGCTGGAGATTGCAAATTTACAATAGTTGGGAAGTTCACCAGAGGTAAACCTAGTATGGAAGAAGTAATGAGGTTGTTCATCAGTCATATCCCTCTCAAAGGTACTGTTAAAATAGCCTACTATGATACAAATCATGTTTATATTGGCTTTACCAATGAAGAAAACTTCTACCACATATACTTTAAACCATTCATCACTCTTGGCCCATATATAATGAAGATTATTACATGGACCCCTGATTTTGCCCCTGAATGTGAAACTACAATTGTCCTTGTATGGATTTTGATTCGTCAGCTCCCCTGACATCTTTTTAGGTGGGACACCTTCTCCAGAATGGTTAGCTCAATTGGTACTACCATGGCCCCTGATATAGCCACTTACTCTAAGTCTAAGGGTAATGTGGCTAAGCTTAAAGTTGAAATTGACCTTTTAAAGCCTAGACAAGATCAAATCTGGCTGGGATTTAAGAGGTTAGATAGTAATGAGGAAGATGGATACTGGTTAGATATCGAATACGAGGGTGCCCCATCATACTGCAAATATTGTTGTATGCAAGGACCTGATCTACTCTCCTgcagaaataagaaaagagatgAAGAAGTTCAAGCTCAAGCCTCAGCCAACACTGAGGAGATTGATGATCAATGGAGAGTTCAAAAAGGAAATAAGAAATTACATCAATACACAATTGGAAATACTAACTTGAATATGCTACCACAACAACCTCATCAGGAAGTCATTCTCATAGGGAAAAATTCACAATCAGAGAGGGCAAATCAACCAACTATACAACTAACAAATGATGGAACACAAGACAAACAGAAACAAGTTTTGGACAAGAACAATCCAGTTGAACATATAGCCCAATTGCACCAGGCATCGAAGCACAAGGATGGACCAAAGAAAAAAGTGCAATGGCAAGTTAATCAGAGCAAACAACAGACCAATACTCATAAGCTTCATAGTACAAAACAACCAACTCCACTAACAATTGAGTCAAGCCAAGTTAATCTAAATGCAAAGGCTAATAAACCTCAAAACATAACACCTCAGACCAGTCCTAATGTACAATCTCCCATTAAGAAAGGTTTTTAGATGCTCCTTGATAGTACTACCAAGCCAAAACACCAAAGTAGTTCTGATATCGCCTCTACTTTTGTTGTTCCACATCAGCAAAATATATCCATCTCATTTCCAAAAATTCGAAAGACATTACAAATTAGCCTTCCACTACCAAGAAACCAGACAGAAAATGCACACACAAATCCCACTTCTCAAGAGCCTCCAGACCCTCATCCTCCTGACAATCCAGCCTCCGAATCCTATCCACCAGCTAACAATCCTATTAACCATCCCTTAGAGAGTAGTGATGAATTAGAGCTGGATATTGTAAATGATGAAGATTCCGAATTTGAAGGGGGAAGATTCAGAAATTGCTGAAAATGATCAAGTTGTTAGTGATTCTGAGAATAACTTTGAAAGTATTGAAGATCAGTCTGAAAGTGAGGAAACTCTTGATGCTCAATCAGCTACCAGCGATGATCATACTAACAGATTGCTAGAAGCTTTCTCACATCAATCACCACCACCAGATGAAATCGTTCAAGCCTTTGGAGATGCAACTGTCAGACACCACCTCTCACCTAGGGGGCATGAGGTAACCAAAGGTGGACTCTCATTAACCAGAGGTGGACACACCTTTAGGGAGGGCAGAGGTAATAGAAGAGGCAAAGGCATTCCTCATGTAAAATTTTCACAGGACAATGATGATCAatctacatatttttaataattaagtcacttatttgaaatattaGAGGCATCACTTCACAAGGTACCTTTGACAGACTTAAGCAACTCAAAAGAACTCACaactttttattcattactatcaTGGAACCTTTCAGCGGAAGTCAAAAGTTAGAAAAATTTAGGAGAGGACTTGGGTTTGATTTTGCATATGCCAATTGCAACAATAAAATCTGATTCTTTGGTGATAGCTCTATCAACTGTATTGTTATGGAAGACCTTCCTCAACTTATCAATTGCTCAATTGATAATAATGGAGAGACTTTATACATGACTTTAGTGTATGCTAAATGCGAAGCTCATCTCAGGGAGACTCTATGGGATAACATCAAATCTTTTTCTAATGGAGTTAGATCTCCATGGATGGTGATTGGGGAATTTAGCGCTATTACTGATCCTCAGGAGAAAAAAGGGGGAAAATCCGCAATATGTCTAATAACTCTCCCTTCATCAGATGCATTGTGGATAGTGGCCTTTTGGATCTTGGTTACACTGGCAGTCCTTTTACGTGGTGTAATGGCTGGGCACCTACTAAGAGGATATGGGCAAAGATTGGATAGAGCTCTTGTTAACTCGGAATGGTTAGAGAATTTTGCAGATACCACTGTCATACACTTGGTCAGAACTGGATCTGATCATGCTCATTTGCTTGTCTCCACTTCCAATCCACAATTGGAGCCTAAAAAGTATTTCAGATTCTTAGATCTTTGGACTGAACAAGAGGGTTTTATGCAAGTGGTGGAACAAGCTTGGAAACTACAAGTAGAATGAGGCACTCTGTGGAGATTTCATCTCAAGCTAAAAAATGCCTGTAAGAGTCTTTTATTTTGGTCCAAGAATTCTATTGGGAATATTTTTGATAAGACCAAGAAATTGTAGAATATGCTTGAGGTATTAGAGGAAATATGTCTAAATGACAATTCTGAAAGTAATAGGATGGAATATAATAATGTGAATGCACATTTGATTAGACACATAAAAAATGAAGAGTCATTTTGGAGATAAAAAGCTGGCTTGAAGTGGTTTACGGATGGCGACAATAACATTAGGTTCTTTCACTCTGTAATTAATTCCAGAAGGAAAAAATTACAACTTACAAGAATCAAGAAGCAAGATGGTACCTGGATTAAGAACAAAGATGATATAGCTACTGAAGCTATTAACTTTTTTGAGTAGCAGTTCACACAAGAAAATACTTGCAGCAATTTTTCAAAGCTCAAGGGGCTTAACAAAGTAATAAATGAAGAAGATAACTTGGTTTTAGAGGAACTCCCTACCATGGATGAATTGAAACAGGTAGTATTTTTCATGGAGAGTAGTAGCTCGCCTGGCCCTGATGGCATTTCTGGAAAATTCTTTCAACACTGCTGgaatataatttttgttgatctCTATCAGGTGGTTTTGGAATTCTTTTTTGGGC of Nicotiana tomentosiformis chromosome 7, ASM39032v3, whole genome shotgun sequence contains these proteins:
- the LOC104087466 gene encoding riboflavin synthase codes for the protein MATVSSSGASLSKPLNPSISSPKNPNIFNLWNPQLKRVKYPQTLSLKSPSISHLFIKPLKAQQSHISSTTITSLFTGIVEEVGKIKQLGYDNPDSFTMKIKANLILEDINLGDSISVNGTCLTVADFDKQLCEFSVGLAPETLRKTSLIELEQGSIVNLERALRPTTRMGGHFVQGHVDGTGQIVELKPEGDSLWVKVKTSKEILRYIVPKGFIAVDGTSLTVVDVFIEEDCFNFMLVAYTQQNVVIPMKKVGQKVNLEVDILGKYVERLLSSGFVNAIKSS